One stretch of Rosistilla oblonga DNA includes these proteins:
- a CDS encoding PSD1 and planctomycete cytochrome C domain-containing protein: MSPPLKSKRPQLLRCAAAALASRNTNPFAGHAYRLPATVILFILAGSIATAEQSPQAIEFFENKIRPLLVDNCQSCHGGNTQWGGLRLDSRQALLQGGDSGAAVVAGSADESELIRRIVSDDESEKMPPPDSEKQLTAAAIADLKHWIDSGAAWPESDVPSNDMADIAASHWAFQPLTSPTPPTPQNVDWGQTPVDAFIKHALEQQNLSPSPAADRRSLIRRATFDLTGLPPTAEQVQQFVDDDGVDAYPLLIDRLLDSPAYGEQWGRHWLDVARYSDTKGYVYGREEKRFIHASHYRDWVIRSFNEDLPYDRFLLLQIAADQAAPDDPAAAAAMGFLTLGRRFLGVQPDIIDDRIDVVTRGTMGLTVSCARCHDHKFDPIPTADYYSLYGVFQNCAEHPVALPRPQSPPASDELSDFEVELKKRQGALEAGLSAARTEFAKLARQRIGEYLQAQFELDKYPEQSFSQILNKRDLLPSTVRRWQKYLQQPERQSDPIFLIWHHLAPLPDDRFAELSQAALASLSQDAPAINPRVAAAFATAPSSKQEMVDRYAKLFTEVDQQWHTLVEEATQAAENQAEVTPPTQLPDPADESLRQVFYGDGSPCMIPDLPIINIEFDVDTGTCVALWKLQNAVDQWIISNPSAAPHAIVLRDREPLVQPRIFRRGNPVNIGDEVPRQFLGAVAGSDRAPFARGSGRLELAQAIASADNPLTARVWVNRVWAHHFGRGIVPTTSDFGTRAQPPSHPELLDWLTRGFIESGWSTKWLHRQIMISSAYRQRSSGPDSPTEYAAARTADPENRLLWRMNARRLRFEELRDAQLAAAGTLDMQRGGKAVDLFASAPSGARRTIYTMIDRQSLPSVLQVFDFANPDLHTPRRSETTVPQQALFGLNHPFVADRAREIAATSKTSDSEAPAERIRQMFAAILQRQPSESELAATLEFVRDGESQSIDEAAEQAKLAWTYGYGEIDADAQRLLSFTPLPYFSGSAWQGSPKYPDGKIGWAQIDADGGHPGNDLKHAIIRRWTAPASGRYWIQSTIEHAESPGDGIRCWVLAGDKVLRREILHNTALDVDIPSVDVEQGETIDFVVDIYKVLHSDQHQWSQKIARLPPAEDVSETAGNPDWASQRDFTGLHTRQLDRWEQLAQTLLLSNEFMFVD, from the coding sequence ATGAGCCCTCCCCTAAAGTCGAAGCGACCGCAACTCTTGCGCTGCGCCGCCGCTGCGCTGGCCTCACGGAATACGAATCCGTTTGCTGGCCACGCTTATCGCCTCCCAGCAACAGTCATTCTATTCATCCTCGCTGGATCGATCGCAACAGCGGAACAGTCGCCGCAAGCGATCGAGTTCTTCGAGAACAAGATCCGCCCACTGCTGGTCGACAATTGCCAAAGCTGTCACGGTGGCAATACGCAATGGGGCGGACTGCGCCTCGATTCCCGCCAAGCGTTGCTGCAAGGTGGCGATAGCGGAGCGGCGGTTGTCGCGGGATCAGCGGACGAAAGCGAATTGATCCGCCGCATTGTCTCCGATGACGAATCCGAAAAGATGCCGCCGCCGGACAGCGAAAAACAACTGACCGCCGCAGCGATCGCGGATCTCAAACACTGGATCGACAGCGGGGCCGCTTGGCCCGAATCGGACGTCCCCAGCAACGACATGGCTGATATCGCCGCATCGCACTGGGCCTTCCAACCTCTAACCTCTCCCACGCCGCCGACTCCACAAAACGTGGACTGGGGACAGACGCCCGTCGATGCATTCATCAAGCATGCGTTGGAACAACAAAATCTATCGCCGTCGCCGGCCGCCGACCGACGCTCGCTGATCCGCCGAGCGACGTTTGACCTAACCGGGCTGCCACCGACCGCAGAACAAGTTCAACAATTTGTCGACGACGATGGTGTCGACGCCTATCCACTATTGATCGATCGGCTGCTCGATTCGCCAGCCTATGGGGAACAATGGGGGCGACACTGGCTGGACGTTGCACGCTACTCCGACACCAAGGGCTACGTTTACGGACGCGAAGAGAAACGCTTCATCCATGCGTCGCACTATCGCGACTGGGTGATCCGATCCTTCAATGAAGACCTTCCCTACGACCGATTCCTGCTGCTGCAGATCGCCGCCGACCAAGCAGCCCCCGACGATCCAGCGGCCGCGGCGGCGATGGGCTTCTTGACCCTGGGACGCCGATTTCTAGGAGTCCAACCCGACATCATCGACGACCGCATCGATGTCGTCACCCGCGGCACGATGGGGCTGACGGTCAGCTGTGCTCGCTGCCACGACCACAAGTTCGATCCGATCCCCACCGCCGATTACTACTCGCTGTACGGCGTTTTCCAAAACTGCGCGGAACATCCCGTCGCGCTGCCGCGACCTCAAAGCCCTCCTGCGTCCGATGAACTTTCGGATTTTGAAGTCGAACTCAAAAAACGGCAGGGTGCGTTGGAAGCTGGCCTCTCGGCAGCCCGCACCGAGTTCGCGAAGCTCGCCCGACAGCGGATCGGCGAATACCTGCAAGCTCAATTCGAACTGGACAAATACCCCGAACAATCGTTCAGCCAGATCCTCAACAAAAGAGACCTACTGCCATCCACCGTTCGACGTTGGCAAAAATACCTGCAGCAGCCCGAGCGGCAATCCGACCCGATCTTCTTGATTTGGCATCACTTGGCACCATTGCCCGACGATCGATTCGCGGAGCTTTCGCAAGCGGCGCTGGCCAGCCTTTCACAGGACGCCCCCGCGATCAATCCACGCGTCGCGGCGGCGTTTGCGACGGCCCCAAGTTCCAAGCAGGAAATGGTCGATCGGTACGCAAAGCTGTTCACCGAGGTCGATCAGCAGTGGCATACACTAGTCGAAGAAGCGACACAAGCCGCTGAAAATCAAGCCGAGGTGACGCCGCCGACGCAGTTGCCCGATCCGGCCGATGAGAGCTTGCGGCAAGTGTTTTACGGCGACGGATCTCCTTGCATGATTCCGGACCTGCCGATCATCAACATCGAATTTGATGTCGACACCGGCACCTGTGTCGCGCTTTGGAAACTGCAGAACGCCGTGGACCAATGGATCATCTCCAATCCGTCAGCCGCTCCGCATGCGATCGTTTTGCGAGACCGCGAGCCGTTGGTTCAGCCACGGATCTTCCGCCGCGGAAACCCGGTCAACATTGGCGATGAAGTCCCGCGACAATTCCTTGGCGCCGTCGCTGGCAGCGACCGCGCCCCGTTCGCTCGAGGCAGCGGACGATTGGAACTCGCCCAGGCGATCGCGTCGGCCGACAACCCGCTGACAGCAAGGGTCTGGGTCAACCGCGTCTGGGCTCATCATTTCGGTCGCGGAATCGTACCGACGACCAGCGACTTCGGCACCCGTGCCCAGCCGCCATCGCATCCGGAACTGCTCGACTGGCTGACTCGCGGATTTATCGAATCGGGCTGGAGCACAAAGTGGCTGCATCGTCAGATCATGATTTCGTCAGCTTATCGCCAACGATCATCCGGGCCAGACAGTCCGACGGAATATGCAGCCGCTCGCACCGCCGATCCCGAGAATCGCCTGCTGTGGCGGATGAACGCGCGGCGGCTCCGTTTTGAAGAACTCCGCGACGCACAACTCGCCGCGGCGGGAACGTTGGACATGCAGCGCGGCGGCAAAGCTGTCGATTTGTTTGCCTCGGCCCCCAGCGGCGCACGGCGGACGATCTATACGATGATCGATCGCCAGTCGCTGCCAAGCGTTTTGCAAGTCTTCGATTTTGCGAACCCCGATCTCCATACGCCCCGGCGTTCCGAAACCACCGTTCCGCAACAGGCGTTGTTTGGCCTAAACCATCCGTTTGTCGCCGACCGCGCTCGCGAGATCGCCGCCACCTCGAAGACTTCGGATTCCGAAGCCCCCGCCGAACGGATTCGCCAGATGTTCGCAGCGATACTGCAGCGTCAGCCCAGCGAATCGGAACTGGCTGCAACGTTGGAGTTTGTTCGCGACGGGGAATCTCAGTCGATCGATGAGGCAGCGGAGCAGGCAAAACTTGCATGGACCTACGGCTACGGCGAGATCGATGCCGACGCGCAGCGGCTGTTGAGTTTCACTCCCCTGCCCTACTTCAGCGGTTCCGCTTGGCAAGGCAGCCCCAAATATCCCGACGGCAAAATCGGATGGGCCCAGATCGACGCCGACGGAGGACACCCCGGCAACGATTTGAAACACGCGATCATCCGCCGCTGGACCGCTCCGGCCAGCGGTCGCTACTGGATCCAAAGCACAATCGAACACGCGGAATCTCCCGGCGACGGAATCCGATGCTGGGTGCTCGCGGGCGACAAGGTGTTACGCCGCGAGATCCTCCACAACACGGCGTTAGACGTGGACATCCCGTCGGTCGATGTCGAGCAGGGAGAGACGATCGATTTTGTCGTCGACATCTACAAGGTCTTGCACAGCGACCAACATCAATGGTCCCAGAAGATCGCGCGGCTTCCGCCAGCGGAAGATGTCTCGGAGACCGCCGGCAACCCCGATTGGGCCAGCCAACGCGACTTTACTGGCCTGCACACGCGGCAACTCGACCGCTGGGAACAGCTCGCCCAAACGCTGCTCCTCTCCAACGAATTCATGTTTGTGGACTAA